A stretch of the Mycobacterium sp. ITM-2016-00317 genome encodes the following:
- the nucS gene encoding endonuclease NucS, translated as MRLVIAQCTVDYVGRLTAHLPSARRLLLFKADGSVSVHADDRAYKPLNWMSPPCWIVEQPDGETPVWVVENKAGEQLRITVEAIEHDSSHELGVDPGLVKDGVEAHLQALLAEHVELLGAGYTLVRREYMTPIGPVDLLCRDEQGRSVAVEIKRRGEIDGVEQLTRYLDLLNRDSLLAPVAGVFAAQQIKPQARTLATDRGIRCVTLDYDKMRGMDSDEFRLF; from the coding sequence GTGCGTCTCGTCATCGCCCAGTGCACCGTCGACTACGTCGGAAGGCTCACTGCCCACCTGCCTTCGGCCCGTCGGCTGCTGTTGTTCAAGGCGGACGGGTCGGTCAGCGTGCATGCCGACGACCGCGCCTACAAGCCCCTGAACTGGATGTCTCCGCCCTGCTGGATCGTCGAACAGCCCGACGGCGAGACCCCGGTGTGGGTGGTGGAGAACAAGGCAGGGGAGCAGCTGCGCATCACCGTGGAGGCGATCGAGCACGATTCCAGCCACGAACTGGGCGTCGATCCGGGTCTGGTGAAAGACGGTGTGGAGGCGCATCTGCAGGCGCTGCTGGCCGAGCACGTCGAACTGCTCGGGGCCGGATACACGTTGGTGCGCCGCGAATACATGACCCCGATCGGGCCGGTGGACCTGCTGTGCCGGGACGAGCAGGGACGCTCGGTGGCGGTGGAGATCAAGCGGCGCGGCGAGATCGACGGCGTCGAGCAGCTCACCCGCTATCTGGATCTGCTCAACCGGGACTCGCTGCTGGCGCCGGTGGCCGGGGTGTTCGCCGCGCAACAGATCAAGCCGCAGGCCCGTACGCTCGCGACTGATCGCGGAATCCGTTGTGTGACTTTGGATTACGACAAAATGCGCGGCATGGACAGCGACGAGTTCCGACTCTTCTGA
- a CDS encoding acyl-CoA dehydrogenase family protein has translation MSDNNLPSAEELRTEVREWLDRNWTGVTLPKSDDPWVSPPERIAWLDKVVKAGYGAPTYPTEWYGRAYPNKLAKVIAEEFRAVHAPGACQDKFSIPANTTLAFGTEQLKADLLRDFLTEKSRTCLLYSEPGAGSDLAGVRTTAVRDGDQWIINGQKVWTSGAKTSQYALLIARTDWDVPKHKGITFFIVPMNQPGIEIRPLVQITGDAHFNEVFITDAKVPDAYVVGGVGNGWRVLQTALAYERSIMGSGTSLHRKESRGNSLVEMARAHGKLDDSAIRRQLADVLALRELNALNNARAKAEAKQGTASPVMSLGKLATSRILHAEARLKTDVIGAQALLAGPDNAEADEVNFLTLNAFFTSIGGGTDQIQRNIIGERVLGLPKEPEVDRDIPFREIRKN, from the coding sequence ATGAGCGACAACAATCTGCCGAGCGCCGAGGAACTGCGCACCGAGGTCCGCGAATGGCTGGACCGGAACTGGACCGGTGTCACGCTGCCCAAGTCCGATGACCCGTGGGTCAGCCCGCCTGAGCGGATCGCCTGGCTGGACAAGGTCGTCAAGGCCGGCTACGGCGCACCCACCTATCCGACCGAGTGGTACGGCCGGGCGTACCCGAACAAGCTGGCCAAGGTGATCGCCGAGGAGTTCCGCGCGGTCCACGCGCCCGGCGCCTGCCAGGACAAGTTCAGCATCCCGGCCAACACGACGCTCGCGTTCGGCACCGAGCAACTCAAGGCGGATCTGCTGCGGGACTTCCTGACCGAGAAGTCGCGCACCTGCCTGCTCTACAGCGAGCCCGGTGCCGGCTCGGATCTGGCGGGGGTGCGCACCACCGCGGTGCGCGACGGCGACCAGTGGATCATCAACGGCCAGAAGGTGTGGACCTCGGGCGCCAAGACTTCGCAGTATGCGCTGCTGATCGCCCGGACCGACTGGGATGTGCCCAAGCACAAGGGCATCACGTTCTTCATCGTGCCGATGAACCAGCCGGGCATCGAGATTCGGCCGCTGGTGCAGATCACCGGCGACGCGCATTTCAACGAGGTGTTCATCACCGACGCCAAGGTGCCCGACGCCTACGTCGTCGGCGGGGTCGGCAACGGCTGGCGGGTGCTGCAGACCGCGCTGGCCTACGAGCGGTCCATCATGGGCTCCGGAACCAGCCTGCACCGCAAGGAGTCCCGCGGAAACAGCCTGGTCGAGATGGCCCGCGCACACGGCAAGCTGGACGACTCCGCGATCCGCCGGCAGCTGGCCGATGTGCTCGCACTGCGAGAACTCAACGCCCTCAACAACGCCCGGGCCAAGGCCGAGGCCAAGCAGGGCACCGCCAGCCCGGTCATGTCCCTGGGCAAGCTGGCGACATCGCGCATCCTGCACGCCGAGGCGCGGCTCAAGACCGACGTCATCGGTGCGCAGGCGCTGCTGGCCGGACCGGACAACGCGGAGGCCGACGAGGTGAACTTCCTGACGCTCAACGCGTTCTTCACCTCGATCGGCGGCGGCACCGACCAGATCCAGCGCAACATCATCGGCGAGCGGGTGCTCGGGCTGCCCAAGGAGCCCGAGGTCGACCGCGACATCCCGTTCCGCGAAATCCGGAAGAACTGA
- a CDS encoding CoA transferase codes for MSYDPPLLGVRILDASSGPMTAVGRLFADLGADVTALRLAGVTADEQAGPIVDSVDVQTAINRHGMPTADIDPATAAGREQFAALLADADILIENTRPGSPAEAALAVRDIRAAHPSLVILSISDFGRDNEYCNWQATTPVLHALSSELSRSGIPGREPLVPPADLPYQVAAAQAAVMTLSLFLDRLRTGEGDLIDFSVLDGAMQTLDPPFGTAGSASAGVALSAQQRNWDAERQRYPIIPCKDGHVRICILSKRQWRGMFALMGSPEEFADPSYDKLGKRFHSPHLLEAIEKFCADKTRAELERAGQAHGVPTAAVLTLSEALNADHFTARGFFRDVELAPGVPAPVPVGVSEIDGHRAGAPDNAPTGADRLGAAPILSARQRRGQGLPLEGIRVLDLGVIVVGADTGRLFGDLGADVVKIEHTAHPDGLRVGRLTSMTQPFAAGHRNKRSIGIDLRSDEGRALAHRLVQQCDVVLSNFKPGVAQALGMDHATLRQINPGIVVVDSSAFGPTGPWAERLGYGPLVRAAVGFTNLWVYPREPETFCDTVTVYPDHVAARIGTLAALALLLRRERTGTGGAASISQAEVMLSHLAADIAAEALQRAGHTRTEARMPDAPWGLYPADGEDQWVAVTVRDETDLSALAEVIGFTAGDRASIDDAVRTWTAQRSRIEAMELLQAAGVPAGAVLHAEEIPGWGYYEQRRAFREELHPYGSAPFMMENVQIHCEHVADPPLGQAPLLGEQTAEIAEELLGLDSGQIADLHERGVLETPEVEAAAQP; via the coding sequence ATGAGCTACGACCCGCCGCTGCTGGGTGTCCGGATACTCGACGCCTCCTCGGGCCCGATGACCGCCGTCGGCCGGCTGTTCGCCGACCTGGGCGCCGACGTCACGGCACTGCGCCTCGCCGGGGTGACCGCCGACGAGCAGGCCGGCCCGATCGTCGACTCCGTCGACGTGCAGACCGCGATCAACCGGCACGGAATGCCCACCGCGGACATCGATCCCGCCACAGCGGCCGGACGTGAGCAGTTCGCCGCGCTGCTGGCCGACGCCGACATCCTGATCGAGAACACCCGCCCCGGCTCCCCCGCCGAGGCGGCGCTGGCGGTACGCGACATCAGGGCCGCGCACCCGTCCCTGGTGATCCTGTCGATCAGCGACTTCGGCCGCGACAACGAGTACTGCAACTGGCAGGCCACCACGCCGGTGCTGCATGCGCTGAGCAGCGAACTGTCGAGATCGGGCATCCCCGGCCGGGAACCGTTGGTGCCGCCCGCGGACCTGCCCTATCAGGTCGCCGCCGCGCAGGCCGCGGTGATGACGCTGAGCCTGTTCCTGGACCGGTTACGCACCGGCGAAGGCGATCTCATCGATTTCTCAGTGCTCGACGGCGCCATGCAGACCCTCGATCCGCCCTTCGGCACGGCCGGCAGCGCGTCGGCCGGGGTGGCACTCAGCGCGCAACAACGCAACTGGGACGCCGAGCGTCAGCGCTACCCCATCATCCCGTGCAAGGACGGCCACGTCCGCATCTGCATCCTGTCGAAGCGGCAGTGGCGCGGCATGTTCGCGTTGATGGGCAGCCCCGAGGAGTTCGCCGACCCGTCCTACGACAAGCTCGGCAAACGCTTCCACTCCCCCCACCTGCTGGAGGCGATCGAGAAGTTCTGCGCCGACAAGACCCGCGCCGAGCTCGAGCGCGCGGGGCAGGCCCACGGCGTGCCCACCGCGGCGGTGCTGACGCTGTCAGAGGCGCTCAACGCCGACCACTTCACCGCGCGCGGCTTCTTCCGCGACGTGGAACTGGCCCCTGGCGTGCCCGCGCCGGTACCGGTCGGCGTCAGCGAGATCGACGGCCACCGCGCCGGCGCGCCGGACAACGCGCCCACCGGGGCCGACCGTCTCGGCGCCGCGCCGATCCTTTCCGCGCGGCAGCGCCGGGGCCAGGGGCTGCCGCTGGAAGGCATCCGCGTGCTGGATCTGGGCGTGATCGTGGTCGGCGCCGACACCGGACGGTTGTTCGGCGACCTCGGCGCCGATGTCGTCAAGATCGAACACACTGCGCATCCGGACGGTCTGCGGGTGGGCAGGCTGACGTCGATGACGCAGCCGTTCGCCGCGGGGCACCGCAACAAGCGGTCGATCGGCATCGACCTGCGGTCCGACGAGGGCAGGGCCCTCGCCCACCGTCTGGTGCAGCAGTGCGACGTGGTGCTGTCCAACTTCAAGCCGGGCGTGGCCCAGGCACTGGGCATGGATCACGCGACGCTGCGGCAGATCAACCCGGGCATCGTGGTCGTGGACAGTTCCGCGTTCGGCCCGACCGGCCCGTGGGCCGAGCGGCTCGGCTACGGACCGCTGGTGCGCGCCGCCGTCGGGTTCACCAACCTGTGGGTGTACCCGCGTGAGCCCGAGACGTTCTGCGACACCGTCACCGTCTACCCCGACCACGTCGCGGCCCGGATCGGCACCCTGGCCGCCCTGGCGCTGCTGCTGCGCCGGGAACGCACCGGCACCGGCGGCGCGGCGAGCATCTCGCAGGCCGAGGTGATGCTCAGCCATCTCGCTGCCGACATCGCCGCCGAGGCGCTGCAGCGGGCCGGGCATACGCGCACCGAGGCCCGGATGCCCGACGCCCCGTGGGGGCTGTACCCGGCCGACGGCGAGGACCAGTGGGTGGCGGTCACCGTGCGCGACGAGACCGACCTGAGCGCCCTGGCCGAGGTCATCGGCTTCACCGCCGGGGACCGCGCGTCGATCGACGACGCTGTGCGGACGTGGACCGCGCAGCGCTCCCGGATCGAGGCGATGGAGCTGCTGCAGGCCGCCGGTGTGCCTGCGGGCGCGGTGCTGCACGCCGAGGAGATTCCTGGTTGGGGCTATTACGAGCAGCGGCGCGCGTTCCGGGAGGAGCTGCACCCGTACGGGTCAGCGCCGTTCATGATG
- a CDS encoding thiolase family protein translates to MSDPTVAIAGLGITEQGKVYGRTARQFAADAVRRAAADAGLEMSDIDGLIVSGGIKARVGIELQNTLGLVDLKLLTAMQGFGSTAAQMVQYASMAVQSGMASTVAIVWADAPLKEKSRSSAAYSGAGSLPRGFDGITASNGIMSPTTMYALAARRHMKTYGTTSDQLGHIAVAQRAWAQFNPIAQFCGTPLTLQEYHDSRYIAEPFHLYDCCLVSNGGVAVIVTSLERARALRQPPVRVLGWAQAHPGRAGIRNDDFGLVSGAAQSGPAALKMARTTLDEIGVAQLYDCYTFTALLTLEDYGFFPKGEAGPAMAEPGMIGPGGRLKFNTGGGELSSFYMWGMTPLHEAVVQARGQGGGRQVDDHDRVLVSGNGGILDYHSTLVLGTDN, encoded by the coding sequence ATGAGCGACCCCACGGTGGCCATCGCCGGCCTCGGCATCACCGAGCAGGGCAAGGTGTACGGCAGGACGGCCCGGCAGTTCGCCGCCGACGCGGTGCGCCGCGCCGCTGCCGACGCCGGACTGGAGATGTCCGACATCGACGGCCTGATCGTCTCCGGCGGGATCAAGGCCCGGGTCGGGATCGAGTTGCAGAACACGCTGGGCCTGGTCGACCTGAAGCTGCTCACCGCGATGCAGGGATTCGGTTCCACCGCCGCGCAGATGGTTCAGTACGCGTCGATGGCCGTGCAGTCCGGCATGGCGAGCACCGTCGCGATCGTGTGGGCCGACGCGCCGCTGAAGGAGAAATCGCGCTCGTCGGCGGCGTACTCGGGGGCGGGGTCACTGCCGCGGGGTTTCGACGGGATCACCGCGTCCAACGGCATCATGTCGCCGACCACGATGTACGCGCTGGCGGCCCGCAGGCACATGAAGACCTACGGCACGACCTCGGATCAGTTGGGCCACATCGCCGTCGCGCAGCGCGCCTGGGCACAGTTCAACCCCATCGCGCAGTTCTGCGGGACGCCGCTGACGCTGCAGGAGTATCACGACAGCCGCTACATCGCCGAACCGTTCCACCTCTACGACTGCTGCCTGGTGAGCAACGGCGGCGTGGCGGTCATCGTGACGTCGCTGGAGCGGGCCCGCGCGCTGCGGCAGCCGCCGGTGCGCGTGTTGGGCTGGGCGCAGGCACACCCGGGCCGGGCCGGGATCCGCAACGACGACTTCGGTCTGGTCAGCGGTGCGGCCCAGTCGGGCCCGGCGGCGCTGAAGATGGCCCGGACCACGCTCGACGAGATCGGCGTCGCCCAGCTCTATGACTGCTACACCTTCACCGCGCTGCTGACCCTGGAGGACTACGGCTTCTTCCCCAAGGGCGAGGCCGGTCCCGCGATGGCCGAGCCCGGCATGATCGGGCCGGGCGGGCGGCTCAAGTTCAACACCGGCGGTGGGGAATTGAGCTCGTTCTACATGTGGGGCATGACGCCGCTGCACGAAGCCGTGGTGCAGGCGCGCGGGCAGGGCGGCGGGCGTCAGGTCGACGATCACGACCGTGTGCTGGTCTCCGGCAACGGTGGCATCCTCGACTACCACTCGACCCTGGTGCTGGGCACCGACAACTGA
- a CDS encoding OB-fold domain-containing protein, whose amino-acid sequence MPVFPIERDAASAEFLDGTKRGEFLLVRDIETGEILPPQFDVSVQPERYTRVPAAGTGTVVSWSVVHQRGFDGQMHTLPVGIVELDEGPWWWTSFPGADPQADLFGARVTVAFELLGDGDAAEAIPYFEVA is encoded by the coding sequence ATGCCCGTCTTCCCCATTGAGCGCGACGCCGCCTCGGCGGAGTTCCTCGACGGCACCAAGCGCGGCGAGTTCCTGCTCGTCCGCGACATCGAGACCGGGGAGATCCTGCCGCCCCAGTTCGACGTCTCCGTGCAACCCGAGCGCTACACCCGGGTGCCCGCCGCGGGCACCGGAACGGTGGTCAGCTGGTCGGTGGTTCACCAGAGGGGCTTCGACGGCCAGATGCACACGCTGCCCGTCGGTATCGTCGAGCTCGACGAGGGCCCGTGGTGGTGGACGTCGTTTCCGGGGGCAGATCCGCAGGCCGACCTGTTCGGGGCGCGGGTGACGGTGGCCTTCGAACTGCTCGGTGACGGCGACGCCGCCGAGGCGATCCCGTACTTCGAGGTGGCCTAG
- a CDS encoding adenylate/guanylate cyclase domain-containing protein, which produces MNATKSVPYRLGRVLERVTRQSGRLGTPDYGSWLLGRPEESQGRRRVRIQVILTVLILFTNILGIAVSLLLNTVAIPVPSVFSDAPAWLTFGVTPAYMVVALIFGTAWITSRTVASLRWSIEERRPTTADQRAVFLAPARVAQSLLFLWGVGTLLLTLLYGLQDSAFIPRFLFAVGFPGIVVATACYMITEFALRPVAAQALEAGRPPRRLAHGVMGRTMTVWLLSSGVPVLGILLLAIFTLSLKNLSPTQFAVAVMIISIVALVFGLVLMWLLAWLIATPVRVVREALKHVEQGDLDCNLVVFDGTELGELQRGFNSMVHGLRERERVRDLFGRHVGREVALAAEKQRIELGGEERHAAVIFVDIIGSTQLVTSRPAVEVVELLNRFFDVVVEEVDNHHGLVNKFEGDAVLAVFGAPVSLDNPETEALSAARAMARRLRHEIPELRAGIGVAAGQVVAGNVGAKERFEYTVIGEPVNEAARLCELAKNEPHLVVAAADTVTGATEDERGHWQLGDTVTLRGHDQPTQLAGPAGEP; this is translated from the coding sequence ATGAACGCGACCAAGAGCGTGCCGTATCGGTTGGGCCGGGTACTGGAGCGGGTGACGCGGCAGAGCGGACGGCTGGGCACACCGGACTACGGCTCCTGGTTGTTGGGCAGACCCGAGGAGAGCCAGGGCCGCCGCCGCGTCCGCATTCAGGTGATCCTGACGGTCCTCATCCTGTTCACCAACATCCTGGGCATCGCGGTGTCGCTGTTGCTCAACACCGTCGCCATCCCGGTGCCGAGCGTCTTCTCCGATGCACCGGCATGGTTGACGTTCGGGGTCACGCCCGCCTACATGGTGGTCGCGCTGATCTTCGGCACGGCGTGGATCACCTCGCGCACCGTCGCCTCACTGCGGTGGTCGATCGAGGAACGCCGGCCGACCACCGCCGACCAGCGCGCTGTCTTCCTGGCCCCGGCCCGGGTGGCGCAGAGCCTGCTGTTCCTGTGGGGCGTCGGCACTCTCCTGCTGACGTTGCTGTACGGCCTGCAGGATTCGGCGTTCATCCCCCGCTTCCTGTTCGCGGTCGGTTTTCCCGGCATCGTGGTCGCCACGGCGTGCTACATGATCACCGAGTTCGCGCTGCGGCCGGTCGCCGCGCAGGCACTGGAGGCCGGCCGACCGCCGCGCCGGCTGGCACACGGGGTCATGGGCAGGACCATGACGGTCTGGCTGCTCAGCTCCGGAGTGCCCGTGCTGGGCATCCTGTTGCTCGCGATCTTCACGCTGTCGTTGAAGAATCTCAGCCCCACCCAGTTCGCGGTGGCGGTGATGATCATCTCCATCGTCGCTCTGGTCTTCGGGTTGGTCCTGATGTGGCTGCTGGCGTGGCTCATCGCCACCCCGGTCCGGGTGGTGCGCGAGGCGCTCAAGCATGTCGAGCAGGGCGATCTGGACTGCAACCTGGTGGTGTTCGACGGCACCGAACTCGGCGAGCTCCAGCGCGGTTTCAACTCGATGGTGCACGGCCTGCGTGAACGCGAGCGGGTGCGGGATCTGTTCGGCCGCCACGTCGGTCGCGAAGTCGCGCTCGCCGCGGAGAAGCAGCGGATCGAGCTGGGCGGCGAGGAACGCCACGCGGCGGTCATCTTCGTCGACATCATCGGGTCGACGCAGCTCGTCACCAGCAGGCCCGCCGTCGAGGTCGTCGAGTTGCTCAACCGGTTCTTCGACGTCGTCGTCGAGGAGGTCGACAACCACCACGGGCTGGTGAACAAGTTCGAGGGGGATGCGGTGCTCGCGGTGTTCGGCGCACCAGTCTCCCTGGACAACCCCGAGACCGAGGCGCTGAGCGCCGCACGTGCCATGGCGCGGCGGCTGCGCCACGAGATCCCGGAACTGCGCGCGGGCATCGGCGTGGCTGCCGGTCAGGTGGTGGCCGGAAACGTCGGCGCCAAAGAGCGATTCGAGTACACGGTCATCGGCGAGCCGGTCAACGAGGCCGCCCGGCTGTGCGAATTGGCCAAGAACGAACCGCATCTGGTGGTGGCCGCCGCCGACACGGTGACGGGCGCCACCGAGGACGAACGCGGCCACTGGCAGCTGGGCGACACCGTCACGCTGCGCGGCCACGACCAGCCGACGCAGTTGGCGGGTCCGGCCGGTGAGCCCTAG